tgagaagaagatttttaaagatttactctatatattcctatgtaaaacttcgacccccattgtggccccaccctacccccgggggtcatgattttcacaactttgaatctaccctacctgaggatgcttccacacaagtttcagctttcctggctgattagtttctgagaagaagattttaaagatttactctatgtatataatttcctttgtaaaacttacgaccccccattgtggccccaccctacccctgggggtcatgattttcacaactttgaatctaaactacctgaggatgcttccacacaagtttcagctttcctccctgattagtttctgagaagaagatttttaaagatttactctatatattcctatgtaaaacttcgaccaccccattgtggccccaccctacccccgggggtcatgattttcaatctttgaatctaccctacctgaggatgcttccacactagtttcagctttcctagctgataagtttctgagaagaagatttttaaagatttactctatatattcctatataatactttgaccccccccccccccattgtggccccaccctaccccctgggatcatgaatttcacaattttgaatctacactacctgaggatgcttccacacaagtttcagctttcctcgctgattagtttctgtgaagttttttaaagatttactctatatattcctatgtaaaacttcgaccaccccattgtggccccaccctacccccgggggtcatgattttcacaactttgaatctaccctacctgaggatgcttccacacaagtttcagctttcctggctgattagtttctgagaagaagatttttaaagatttactctatatattcctatgtaaaactttgaccaccccattgtggccccaccctacccctgggggtcatgattttcacaactttgaatctaccctacctgaggatgcttccacactagtttcagctttcctagctgattagtttctgagaagaagatttttaaagatttactctatatattcctatgtaaaacttcgacccccattgtggccccaccctacccctgggggtcatgattttcacaactttgaatctaccctacctaaggatgctgccacacaagtttcagctttcctggctgattagtttctgagaagaagattttaaaagatttactctatatattcctatataaaactttgacccccccccccccattgtggccccaccctaccccctgggatcatgaatttcacaattttgaatctacactacctgaggatgcttccacacaagtttcagttttcctcgctgattagtttctgtgaagtttttttaaagatttactctatatattcctatgtaaaacttcgaccaccccattgtggccccaccctacccccgggggtcatgattttcacaactttgaatctaccctacctgaggatgcttccacacaagtttcagctttcctggctgattagtttctgagaagaagattttaaaagatttactctatatattcctatataatactttgaccccccccccccattgtggccccaccctaccccctgggatcatgaatttcacaattttgaatctacactacctgaggatgcttccacacaagtttcagctttcctcgctgattagtttctgtgaagttttttaaagttttactctatatattcctatgtaaaacttcgaccaccccattgtggccccaccctacccccggggatcatgattttcacaactttgaatctaccctacctgaggatgcttccacacaagtttcagctttcctggctgattagtttctgagaagaagatttttaaagatttactctatatattcctatgtaaaactttgaccaccccattgtggccccaccctaccccggggggtcatgattttcacaactttgaatctaccctacctgaggatgcttccacacaagtttcaactttcctggctttctggttcttgagaagaagatttttgaaaatttctcaaaatttttcattaatttctaattatttccccttgaaaacgagtgtgtaccttaattttcacaactttgaatcccccttgcctaaggatgatttgtgccaagtttggttgaaattggcctagtagttcttgagaagatgttgaaaatgtgaaaagtttacggacagacggacagacagacagacggacgacagacaaaatgtgatcagaatagctcacttgagctttcagctcaggtgagctaaaaaaacaacaaaaaattgaccCAGTGACTTACTTGTAACAAAACACTATATGGCCCTGTAACTTACTTAAGAAAGGATACTTTGGCCCTGTAACTTACTTATGATAGGATAATTTGGCCCTGTAACTTACTTATGATAGGATAATTTGGCCCTGTAACTTACTTATGATAGGATAATTTGGCCTTGTGAATTACTAATGATAGGACATTTTGACCCCATGActtacttttgataaaaaaaaaaagcttagaTCTGTGACCTCTTTATAATAAGATACTTTGACCCTGCAACTTACTTATGAGTTATGAAAGAATATTGTACATAGCTCTGTGACCTACTTACTTTTATATGACAGAATAAAATGGCCCTGCACCTTAATAATGATAGGATACTTTGCTTAGTAACTTACTCATGAAAGAACACTTAATGCCTCTGTGATATACTCATGATTGAACATTATTACCCATGATTTATAGATCATTTTGGCCCTGTCACTTTATCATAAATGATTACAGGGCACTTTGGCCCTGTGACTTACTTTTGAAAGGACATTTTGGCTCTGttacttaaaaatgataagatATTATTGCCTTTTTATTCAATTATGATAGGACACTTTGGATCtgcaacataaaaataaaatgacttgCACTTTGGCTCTGTAACTTAATAATTGTGAAACAAGTTGTCCCTGAGATTAACTTATTGTTGATTACACTTATGATTATACACTTTTGCCCTTCGACTTACTTATGATAAAACACTTTGGCCCTATGTCCACATTGCCCCTGAGCTGCACTGTCTGTAATTTCTCTGTATACTGACGACCATTGCATGGTTTCACAAACCTTTCAAAGACAAAATACACTCAGTCATTAACTACTATTTTAATACAGCATTTTGCTACCTTGGCCATGAAAGTAAATTAGtcaatttttatgcattttttatgattttattttgagtCTTACCATCTTGCATGCATTTATACAGTACACAtaaaaagaacaattataacaaacatttatgtaaattaaaaaaaacaacaagtggATATCAGTCAAGTAAGAACATAAAAGACATAGATTTATGAAAGTCAACAAATGCCCCAATATAAATCAATTTCATAATCTGATGTAAATACTTAATAAAGgttaaatgtttgtttaagctttttacttaaaaaacttaaaattgcAAGAAGTCATGAAACCTTAACCACCCTTCTGGTAATGTTTGtacaaattttccaaaatttgcaattttatcaAGTGTGGGTTAaatgtttaaaggggcatggtcacaattttggtcaaaaattattttttcgattttaatgtttacaatgcttcagtaaggcatttttaataagcaaccaaaatttgattgtcatttgttgagttataagcgagttacagagcttacaattcttcactatgtaaacaaagcttttgtttacattttgaatgttgaagtgaaaattccagttttagacctcaaataaatatgttaatcgttaggaactgtttatttattcttaaaatggataaaagataaacaaattagcttgaaaaagattttttacttgtatattgaacctatgtaaacaaaaaacagggcatgagccttgtttacatgacgaagaattttgagccctgtatcttgcttaaaactcatcgactggcacccaaatttcatttgatcattagaaatgcattcctaaagcattgtaaataataaaaacagaaaaataaaatttgaccaaaatcgtgaccatgcccctttaatatatatttattagagCTTACCTTCTGATAGCCCCCTCTCTCAAACACAGCCATGAACAGCTGGAATAGTCCGACCTTGGTGTGGTGCCAGGTCGTCTTTGTCTGAACTCGGAGGCCATTCCTTAACATAAACCTATGGAGGTCATGGTCAAATGCTTGCTCATTCCTTTTGTATTGCTGTAATTTCAGTAAAGCTGCATGGTtcataataataaatgttttatgcaaTTGAAACACATTATTCTGACCCAATAGAAGCATGTTTCATAAAATGCATGCTTGTCCGATAAACTTTCAATGTATGCAACAACAATCATCTGCGTGCatgcaaagaaaaaatagagacgatataaaaatgaaaagtaaCTAAACTCAAATTTAAACACCCAATGAACAGGCATTATTTTCAAAGAacataaattcattaattatacaataattctGACCAGAAAGCAAGTgttgtgtataattatacaagcaTATACCATGACAAATCTATATCTTTTTCCAACATACCTGTACATTGATGGCAAATCTTTCCTCTTGACTTCTATTCAGTAGGGAATTATTCATTTCTAGGTCCTCAAATCTAAACATGTCTAAATCAAAGACATCATCTCTTGTTGCATCTTATTGCTCAACAGGTACAACAATTTGCTCATGCTTTAATGACTTAATAAATGCATTATATTGCTTATAAACATATGATGTTTGACTTCTTTAGCAAAATCTGGTATGTCAAAAATTGGACTGaagcatatataaatataaaaatcgaAATTCAGGAataaccaaaataaataaaatttctgaaaaattgtacactttaaaaattaaatatgaatacTTGTTACGGATCATCAAGCCAACGCTTACCTATATTCTTCTCATCAGTATCACTGCAAGTCATGGTCAATGCAGTATCCTCATACATGGACTGATTTGCAGAACTTGAGTTTGGTACTCTTTCCTCCACAGACAAGTTGCTTCTCTTTGTTGAATACTTTGTTCTACTTTCATGGTTTTCCTCTGATCTCCTCTTACCCTCTCTTTTTATAAAGGAGgttgttttacattttacagtTCTCTCTATGGAGTTCTTCATTCCCCTATCATTTTTTCTATCAGCTGTGGACTGGCTGCTTCTTTTACGGCCCCTCTTGGCACCTTGAGTCTTCTTACACTTACACTCGCTCTCTCTGGTCATGTTGCTTGATCTTCCATTCTCTTCTGTAGAATTAAAAATTCTCTTCTTATGGACTTAATACACTGTCAAACATAGTAATTAACATAAACAGATGGACAATTTCTTTCTtccatttatacatgtaagaaattATTACAGTCATTAGCTTTAAAGACAGATGTGAAATCAACAATATCCCGAAGAGTCAAGAACTTAGTATAATGACAAGCATAtaaggtaatacatgtatttactcaaTTCACTatccagaaaattaattttaatagaCTTATTAGGTTTGATTGTGAGTGTAAAAGGTTGTGATAGGCACAGTATACATTCATGTTCTACTAGCTAGCACTACCTAGCAAGTTAACCCTTAAGTTTGGTTGGTCAGTCGGTAGAGCAGTGGTTTTTTGAACTAAAAGGTCTCAAGTTCTGACTTACTTGTGCTCATTCCTACTATTTCTCCTATTCTATTACATAGGTAATGACCTGACGACAGAAGGGGCTTTGATATTTTACCTTTGGTCTCTAGGTCCCTGAGCTGCCTAAAGTTGCTTTCCCTGAACTGACATGCCGCTTCAAGTCTCTCCTCTACAGTCAGAGGAATCAGAAGGTCTGCCTCTCTGATGGCCTCGGTCACAGTGTATCTCTTGTACACCTCCAGTCTCTGGGATTTTGTCTGCAGTGAaagtttctttttcttcttccacTTCCTGGATGTACTctgcattaaaaaatatattgaatctGTTTTCAAGggggagataaaaaaaatctgaaaaagatTGCAGTCTCCTTACCTACTCGCTGTGCAAAATTATGACAAGAGGGGAGAAAAATCATGATCCCAAACTggatttgaaaaatatgttacaGTTATGACATTCACCTTTGAACTATAAACttgattaatttttgtttctGTTCCCTCACAGTTGCCAACTTGTTATCTAAGAGGTTCTTAAGATTTTACATCCTGATTTTCTCTCCCTCCCTCTTTCCTAATTTCCGTCTTTTCTCTCTCTAAGATAGCCTTTACTCACTTATAaccctctctctttctctctttgactcactagccccccccccccccccctctctcactctctctgtATCCACACACTTAAACCCCCTTCTCTATCTATCTCTCACTAGCCccctctatctctctctctgtctcactagtgtctctctctctttctctcattaGCTCCcccttttctctctctcactGGCAACTCTCTCTGACTCAATAGCCCCCCTCTCTccctttatctctctctctgaccTTGACTGGCTTGTTCTTCTGTTCATCCTGACATGTGTCCTCTCTGTGTCCATACAGAGTGACCCTCATGGCGGGGATCCAGGCGTGACAATGATTCTTCCCCAGATATTCCACATGGTACCTGTATGGGTCACCATCTCTGTCCACCTCGTAGTGGTAATGGTACTGAGGGTCAACTGTCACCAAGGCAGGCCATCTAGGAGGTCAAACAGGtttgttatatgtttattaATTCAAAAGAATGACCtatgtcatacatgtatactgtatacaTACACATCCAGGAATTTAACCTAGTATATGTTATATGGTATATTTGATAAGATAACACCTGGAACACCTACATCACTATGCATGTAAAGACATAAAATGACACTTGGAATCCTTCTCTATATCACACCTATATAACCTCCTTTATTCAAGGTGAAACAATTAATTCTTACAGACTGGTTAAATATTGACCAAATATGTACCTGCAATATCCTGTTGACTGGGCCCATACCAGGGATCCAACAGGAAGGCAGGACATGACGTACTTGAATCCCAGCTTCCTGGCTAGACGGTCATAGGCTGTGTAGTCCTCCTCCACGGCATCACAGctacaaaaaaaatcagtaatcaaagtaccgaaAGTATTGACAACTTCTAAGTTTAAGGTTCCTAGCTCCAAACACCTGGGAAAAGTTCTGCATACAAACCCCATTAACTTCTAAATTACTTAAAGATATTATGGATTTCTAGCATGTGTTTGACTTGAAAACGACaggaaaaaattcaatttttggggaaaaacaatttttttaattttaacactATTCATGAAACTAAATGTCCCTGCATGCAGCATTCGAACTTGGGACCTGCAGATCGGTAGATTGAAGATACACCCATTGCGCCACAGAGATAGGACAAAAAATTTTGGCAATATAAACTGTTTCACAATATGTTCAAATCGCCATGTTAATTGTGACATATtgtcataaaaagtagaaaTTATTGGGTGTTGTGGATCCTTAACATGAAGTGAAAAAAAGTCAAGTCTCTGTTAGGATTAGAATACAGGGCCAATGAGGTACAATGTTAGTACGTCTCTAACCACATTGACTATTGACACGTCACCTATCAACCTCAATTACTAACC
The window above is part of the Magallana gigas chromosome 10, xbMagGiga1.1, whole genome shotgun sequence genome. Proteins encoded here:
- the LOC105335639 gene encoding uncharacterized protein, which gives rise to MNSQDSLFSSSSSVKTEAFSSPSLTEQKQQVENFTWIQCDNVNCQKWRKIPANEGDHYDDVDWFCYMNSDPEYNSCDAVEEDYTAYDRLARKLGFKYVMSCLPVGSLVWAQSTGYCRWPALVTVDPQYHYHYEVDRDGDPYRYHVEYLGKNHCHAWIPAMRVTLYGHREDTCQDEQKNKPVKSTSRKWKKKKKLSLQTKSQRLEVYKRYTVTEAIREADLLIPLTVEERLEAACQFRESNFRQLRDLETKEENGRSSNMTRESECKCKKTQGAKRGRKRSSQSTADRKNDRGMKNSIERTVKCKTTSFIKREGKRRSEENHESRTKYSTKRSNLSVEERVPNSSSANQSMYEDTALTMTCSDTDEKNIDMFRFEDLEMNNSLLNRSQEERFAINVQQYKRNEQAFDHDLHRFMLRNGLRVQTKTTWHHTKVGLFQLFMAVFERGGYQKVCETMQWSSVYREITDSAAQGQCGHRAKVFYHKNVYPYELYIQGKNYQEIIKCLKVRGKKSGSPVKADPDLSSKKIKTDRVSEEHNSRDCLHTMLPEEKYVDLDHMLQELHQNSDKIFQLQDEIEGEQKRLGITIKFHEDSTPRVLSDGIVEANTPSEFMQASLPDKGCQFVPSVHFTSSESSQSCGFLHELRALENEFEDLDEEINMLIEENNCL